CCTTGTATGTCAAGGGAACTGGAAACCATGATTCGACTATTGGTCAACCCTGGGGGAATGTTCTATTGTTAATTGATTGATGATCATGTTTTGTTCACCTGATTGCTTTGCACAAACATCAACATCAATAATGTGCATCTGGTGTCATTGTTGGGATCCTGAGTTTCACTTGCCATGTCTGGTCATGGAGCATGATGTACCTGTGGGACCTGTTCTCAATAAAAGCCTCGGGTGTTGAGGCTTCCCTGGGCAGAGCCATGTTGCACACATGCCTCTAGTTTATTGCTAAAGAAGAGAGCATGTCCTAGGTGGCCCCAGAGGGACAAGTACTCAAAAGCGCATGCCCAACCTCTCTGATTCACCTGAAAATACATCTTTTTCCTGTTGCTCTtggtttgtctatttttgctCTAATAAACCTCAGCCATGACTATAATCTGCTTTTGAGTCTTGTGAGTCCTTTTGCTAAATCAGTAAAATTGAGGGGAGGGTGGCCTTCAGATCTCCCTGACATAAAGGGACTAGTACAATGTCTGGCAAGTAGTACACACTCAATATATGCTAGCTATGGAATTTAACTGATCCTGCTGGATGTGACAGGGGACTGACCTCACTGTACTAGAGTATAGGCTAGGACTCCaggattttgtctgtttttatgaaCCATGCTCTTGGAAGTGGGCAGCGATAACCTCTCATCAGTGaggaagttagaaaatataacTCCAAGGTTTTCCCCTGGCCTCCCAGCCCTCCTGATTCTAAGTAAGAAGGTACCTTGTGGAGAAAATGTGTAGATATCCGACCTCTATCTGGCCATTCTGAGAATGCACAACAGGGCAAACTCTTTTTATCAATTTGAAGGGTAACAAAAAGAATCAAAAACCTTGAGAGTGGGGCTAGAGCCTGGACCCTTACTTTGGTAGCAGTCATCAGAGGAAGTGGTATTAGAAATcagtattgggacttccctggtggtccagtggctaaaactccacactcccaatgcagggggcctgggttctatccctggtcagagaatcacatgctgcagccaagagtttgcatgccacaactaagaactggcatggtcaaataaatattttttaaaaaaggaaatgactaTCAGGAATTTCCCCAGTGCAGCCAGAACCAAGCACACAGAGCCATTTCCGCCACACACTGAGCACCACAGAAAGACAGTCTTAAACTGTGAGGACACtatgtcaaaatttaaaaaatatttgggttGAAACTTCAATTGAGGGCTAATCcaagggaaagaggagcctaggGTACACATCTTGCAATACCTttctatatttgtgtgtgtatgtgactaTGGTTCCCATTTAACCGTGTacctgtgtccaactcttttcgaccccatcaactgtagcccttcagtctcctctgtccatggaagttcccaggcaaaagtactggagtgggttgctatttcctcctccaaaggatcttcctgatccagggatcaaacccccatctcttccattggcaggtggattctttaccactgcaccagctgggaagcccatccaaCTGACCAGATctacgttgttgttcagtcaagttgtgtccaactctttgcgaccccatggactgcagcacaccgggtttccctgtccctcatcatctcccagaatttgcccaagtagATCTAAGATACCTCCCAAAGAGATTTATACCtctaaaatacaataataattacAACAAAATCAGTTATGTCAcacatttatttactatttttcaaGTAAATTGCCTTGAGATGGATATAGGTCTAATCTCAATAGTGATACCAAGTAGAGTTTTCCTCTACCAGGTTCTTAAATATGGTGAGCATATAATAGTTCATAGAAGTTTGCTTCCTCTGCATGGGTGGTCTTTTTTTTGATCCCTTAATTATTTCAGGAGTTTTTATAGATGTCTTCCTTGCATTTTATATTGCAGAGTATAATCACCTCCCTGTCACTCTCATCATCACTGTTATACATTGTGATACCACTGTCACTCATGTTGACATACAGTGTGTtgtatttggattgtttctttttatatgaCTTGTAAAAGTGCTTCAATTCACGTGAAAAAAGTGGAACTGGAACATGCTTTATATTTGCTTCTGAAATATGAGTGATGAATGGCTCAGAAACAGCTGTGCAAACAAGGCATTTTTCCTTGTAGCATCGACAAAACTTCACTGGTTGAGTTCTAGGTAATATTTCTGCCCTACCTGCACTAGCTGGGTACTTTAGTTTAAGATATCTCTGGCGTTTGGTCAGTTTATCTACACTTGATTGCTCAGAGAAGCTTTGATTCTTTGGATAGGGTAGAGGAGTTTTGGTTGGCTTGACCCGACACTGTAGACTTGATGGCCAAGTTGGCTTGATGACCTTCTTTGGATAGGATGGACTGACCTGACCGACTAGCTTATGGGCATGAGCCTGCCTATGTGCCTTTTTTGGACTGCGTGTTCTATGCAACTTTTCCTGGGGAGGTGATCCTAACACTTTTTTGGGAGCTGATGGCTTGGATGTTTTTTTTTGACTCGAGGGCCTGACTAACTTTTCTGTGCTTGAAGGAACTTCTCGTGGACTTGAGGGCCCAGATGACTTATCTCTTCTGGATACCACGGATTGTTTTTCTGGATCGCCCGGACCAGCAGTCAGTGACTTGGAGTCAGTAAATGATATTTTAGATGACCTGGATGCCTTGATGGTCATATCTTCTTTCTTGACCCTGAAAATACAGAGGACTTGGAATATGACTATTTAAATCAGAAGAGTAAGATTGCTATTACCAGAAAATATGGGCTATTGTGTCAATTTAGACTTCTGGTCTTTTTTTGGCTCTAGCAGGAAAATTGAACACAGTAAGAACTGGAGTGTGGTGAAAACTATGACTTAGGTTACAGATTTGAACCATGttgaatgctttttctttttcttaattttgctgTTTCAACCACAATGAATAACCATATAGTCTATATATGCAACGACACAAACTTGTTTCAAATCTACTGTTGAG
The nucleotide sequence above comes from Capricornis sumatraensis isolate serow.1 chromosome X, serow.2, whole genome shotgun sequence. Encoded proteins:
- the LOC138070677 gene encoding uncharacterized protein CXorf66 homolog; this translates as MNLFIYVLLLSIWTNSCLDRNESNGSATAVTTRAEFKQTQLEKLKRRILVVVTGALITGYIVTCSCFLHYSCDSKEAHNTAKVKKEDMTIKASRSSKISFTDSKSLTAGPGDPEKQSVVSRRDKSSGPSSPREVPSSTEKLVRPSSQKKTSKPSAPKKVLGSPPQEKLHRTRSPKKAHRQAHAHKLVGQVSPSYPKKVIKPTWPSSLQCRVKPTKTPLPYPKNQSFSEQSSVDKLTKRQRYLKLKYPASAGRAEILPRTQPVKFCRCYKEKCLVCTAVSEPFITHISEANIKHVPVPLFSRELKHFYKSYKKKQSKYNTLYVNMSDSGITMYNSDDESDREVIILCNIKCKEDIYKNS